A single genomic interval of Bradyrhizobium japonicum USDA 6 harbors:
- a CDS encoding L,D-transpeptidase, with product MSSLKVMLGILAAGLMLSGCMQATHFEATDTKAFKPKDKELLAKVRYENTPVAEPFRRAIVDYHRKESPGSIVVDSDNHYLYWVMDGGKAIRYGITVGEEAMAWSGIAKVGSMTEWPAWHPTPGEISRLGVPTYVAPGPDNPMGSRAMYLYSGGKDTLFRIHGTNQPEYIGASISSGCIRLTNEDAIDLYNRVKVGTIVVVLEPKHGDSPYNSRLALGGSQTGQAGSY from the coding sequence AGGCCACACATTTTGAAGCGACCGACACCAAGGCCTTCAAACCGAAGGACAAGGAACTCCTCGCCAAGGTCCGGTATGAGAACACCCCGGTCGCCGAGCCGTTCCGCCGCGCCATCGTCGATTACCATCGCAAGGAATCGCCGGGCTCGATCGTGGTCGATTCCGACAACCATTACCTCTACTGGGTCATGGATGGCGGTAAGGCGATCCGCTACGGCATCACCGTCGGCGAAGAAGCCATGGCCTGGTCGGGCATCGCCAAGGTTGGCAGCATGACCGAGTGGCCGGCCTGGCATCCGACCCCGGGCGAGATTTCGCGACTGGGCGTGCCGACCTATGTTGCACCGGGCCCGGACAATCCAATGGGCTCCCGCGCGATGTATCTCTACTCCGGCGGCAAGGACACGCTGTTCCGCATTCACGGTACCAACCAGCCGGAATATATCGGCGCCTCGATCTCGTCGGGCTGCATCCGCCTGACCAACGAGGATGCGATCGACCTCTACAACCGCGTCAAGGTTGGCACCATTGTCGTGGTGCTCGAGCCGAAGCATGGCGACTCGCCCTACAATTCGCGCCTCGCGCTCGGCGGCAGCCAGACGGGCCAGGCGGGCAGCTACTGA
- a CDS encoding extensin family protein codes for MSFSLPDFRRKWSCRGYMSAGAAMVTAALGLSLVLAERAEARKYAAPLDIFGLLTPRPRAKVHSARIPLPKPRPEEAPQATDEAAPEAEGKPSADKPSATKPAEAAPPPEKQLSACRLALTEQIAVAPSIPDIRGPGACGGEDLVRLEAIVLPDKRKVAVKPAAILRCTMASAIADWVRKDMVPLAASLGSTISDLDNFDSFECRGRNRIAGALLSEHGKANALDVRAIKLANGQSIGLTDRSMPRDARERVLHSVCARFSTVLGPGSDWYHEDHIHLDLAQRRNDYRICQWNVWDPLPQVAPLLPAERPEEAPPREVAARPEAKDGAKDNAKDGADDEAAQRSPAPADKSAVNGTKAEPHKPATKSAGKTGAFECPRAGGDQ; via the coding sequence ATGAGTTTTAGCCTGCCGGACTTTCGCCGCAAATGGTCTTGTCGCGGCTATATGTCCGCCGGCGCGGCAATGGTTACCGCTGCGCTCGGGCTATCGCTTGTGCTGGCGGAGCGGGCAGAAGCGCGAAAATATGCTGCGCCGCTGGATATCTTTGGCCTCCTGACACCACGGCCACGTGCGAAGGTGCACTCCGCCAGGATACCGCTACCAAAGCCCCGCCCGGAGGAGGCCCCGCAAGCAACGGACGAGGCCGCGCCGGAGGCGGAGGGGAAGCCTTCCGCAGACAAGCCGAGCGCGACCAAGCCCGCCGAGGCCGCGCCGCCGCCCGAGAAGCAGCTCTCGGCCTGCCGGCTCGCCTTGACCGAGCAGATCGCCGTCGCGCCGTCCATTCCCGATATCCGCGGCCCCGGCGCCTGCGGCGGCGAGGATCTGGTGCGGCTGGAGGCGATCGTGCTGCCGGACAAGCGCAAGGTGGCGGTCAAGCCGGCGGCGATCCTCCGCTGCACTATGGCCTCCGCGATCGCCGACTGGGTGCGCAAGGACATGGTGCCGCTGGCGGCGAGCCTCGGCTCGACGATCAGCGATCTCGACAATTTCGACAGCTTCGAATGCCGAGGCCGTAACCGCATCGCCGGCGCTCTGCTGTCAGAGCACGGCAAGGCCAACGCGCTCGACGTCCGCGCCATCAAGCTCGCCAACGGGCAGTCGATCGGCCTGACCGACCGCAGCATGCCGCGCGATGCGCGCGAGCGCGTGCTGCATTCGGTCTGCGCGCGCTTTTCCACCGTGCTCGGTCCGGGCTCGGACTGGTATCACGAGGACCACATCCATCTCGACCTGGCGCAGCGGCGCAATGACTACCGGATTTGTCAGTGGAACGTCTGGGATCCCCTGCCGCAGGTCGCCCCGTTGCTGCCGGCGGAACGGCCCGAGGAGGCGCCGCCGCGTGAGGTCGCGGCCAGGCCTGAGGCCAAGGATGGAGCCAAGGATAATGCTAAGGATGGAGCTGATGACGAGGCGGCGCAGAGGTCCCCTGCGCCCGCGGACAAGTCGGCTGTCAACGGCACCAAAGCCGAGCCGCACAAGCCGGCAACAAAAAGCGCCGGTAAAACCGGCGCTTTTGAATGTCCGAGAGCAGGAGGCGATCAGTAG
- a CDS encoding fatty-acid--CoA ligase translates to MLGLMQDWPLLCHRIIEHAAKIHGKQEVVTRSVEGPIHRTTYGEIHKRALKVSQVLERDGIKLGDRVATIAWNTWRHLEVWYGIMGIGAICHTVNPRLFPEQIAWIINHAQDRIVMTDLTFVPVLEKIADKLPSVERYVVLTDKAHLPETTLKNVVAYEDWIAEADGKFEWKDFDENTAAAMCYTSGTTGDPKGVLYSHRSNVLHALMANNVDALGTSASETMLPVVPLFHANSWGIAFSAPSQGTKLVMPGAKLDGASVYELLSTEKVTHTAGVPTVWLMLLQHMAANNLKLPDLKMVICGGSAMPRSMIKAFLDMGSNVRHAWGMTEMSPIGSVAALKPPFQNATGEARLDVLQMQGYAPFAVEMKITDDAGKELPWDGKTFGRLKVSGPAVAKAYYRVDSNILDEEGFFDTGDVATIDEAGYMRITDRSKDVIKSGGEWISSIDLENLAVGHPAVAEAAVIGIYHPKWDERPLLIVQLKQGQQASREDILKFMDGKIAKWWMPDDVAFVDGIPHTATGKILKTALRDQFKDYRFPNAAA, encoded by the coding sequence ATGCTTGGTTTGATGCAAGATTGGCCCCTGCTCTGCCACCGGATCATCGAACACGCCGCCAAGATTCATGGCAAGCAGGAGGTCGTTACGCGATCGGTCGAGGGACCGATCCATCGCACCACCTACGGCGAAATCCACAAGCGGGCGCTCAAGGTCTCGCAGGTGCTGGAGCGAGACGGCATCAAGCTCGGCGACCGCGTCGCAACGATCGCCTGGAACACCTGGCGCCATCTCGAGGTCTGGTACGGCATCATGGGGATCGGCGCCATCTGCCATACCGTCAATCCCCGCCTTTTCCCCGAGCAGATCGCCTGGATCATCAACCATGCGCAGGATCGCATCGTGATGACCGACCTCACCTTCGTTCCGGTCCTGGAGAAGATCGCCGACAAGCTGCCAAGCGTAGAACGCTACGTCGTGCTCACCGACAAGGCGCATCTGCCTGAGACCACGCTGAAGAATGTGGTCGCCTACGAGGACTGGATCGCGGAGGCCGACGGCAAATTCGAATGGAAGGACTTTGACGAGAACACAGCCGCCGCGATGTGCTACACATCCGGCACCACGGGCGATCCGAAGGGTGTTCTGTATTCGCATCGCTCCAACGTGCTGCACGCTCTGATGGCGAACAATGTCGACGCGCTGGGCACCAGCGCGTCCGAGACAATGCTGCCGGTGGTGCCGCTGTTCCATGCCAATAGCTGGGGCATCGCCTTCTCGGCCCCCTCGCAAGGCACCAAGCTGGTCATGCCCGGCGCCAAGCTCGACGGCGCCTCCGTCTACGAGCTGCTCTCGACCGAGAAGGTGACGCACACGGCGGGCGTGCCCACGGTGTGGCTGATGTTGCTGCAGCACATGGCCGCCAACAATCTGAAGCTGCCCGATTTGAAGATGGTGATCTGTGGCGGCTCGGCGATGCCGCGCTCGATGATCAAGGCCTTCCTCGACATGGGCTCGAACGTGCGCCACGCCTGGGGCATGACCGAGATGAGCCCGATCGGCAGCGTCGCGGCGCTGAAGCCGCCGTTCCAGAATGCGACCGGCGAGGCGCGGCTCGACGTGCTGCAGATGCAGGGCTATGCGCCCTTCGCGGTGGAGATGAAAATCACCGACGATGCCGGCAAGGAGCTGCCCTGGGACGGCAAGACCTTCGGCCGTCTCAAGGTCTCCGGCCCCGCCGTTGCCAAGGCCTATTACCGCGTCGACAGCAACATCCTCGACGAGGAAGGCTTCTTCGACACCGGTGACGTCGCGACCATCGACGAGGCCGGCTACATGCGGATCACCGACCGCTCCAAGGACGTGATCAAGTCCGGCGGCGAGTGGATCTCCTCGATCGACCTCGAAAACCTCGCGGTCGGCCATCCGGCCGTGGCGGAGGCCGCCGTCATCGGCATCTATCATCCCAAATGGGACGAGCGGCCGCTGCTGATCGTGCAGCTCAAGCAGGGCCAGCAGGCCAGCCGCGAGGACATCCTGAAGTTCATGGACGGCAAGATCGCCAAATGGTGGATGCCCGACGACGTCGCCTTCGTCGACGGCATTCCACACACCGCGACCGGCAAGATCCTGAAGACCGCACTGCGCGACCAGTTCAAGGACTACCGTTTCCCGAACGCGGCGGCGTAG
- a CDS encoding DUF1499 domain-containing protein — MARRFSAPYQSEPVSSLATWARNLAVFAVVAVAVSIIIVRFDFLEMKPALMTFFGGLAIAGLSILFGLAGFAAIWQNGSRGMGRILLAFLINGAILAYPAYLALQYRKLPPIYDITTNPIDPPRFDALAHLRTGDGTNTAVYAGLYSAEQQRQFYPDIEPIELEIPVDRAYAIARQLVIKRKWLVIDEREPQPPRRIGRIEAVARTPIMGFREDISIRVVPDGDDSRVDIRSASRYFDSDLGSNAARIKKFIDDLNTAADADALKPVKKTPVAPPKAPAKTVKK, encoded by the coding sequence ATGGCCCGCAGGTTTTCCGCTCCCTATCAGTCGGAGCCCGTGTCCAGCCTCGCGACCTGGGCGCGTAATCTGGCCGTGTTCGCGGTGGTGGCAGTGGCGGTCTCGATCATCATCGTCCGCTTCGACTTCCTGGAGATGAAACCGGCGCTGATGACGTTCTTCGGCGGGCTCGCGATCGCCGGCCTCTCGATCCTGTTTGGGCTCGCGGGCTTTGCGGCGATCTGGCAGAACGGCTCGCGCGGCATGGGGCGCATCCTGCTCGCCTTCCTCATCAACGGCGCGATCCTCGCTTATCCCGCTTATCTCGCCCTGCAATACCGCAAGCTGCCGCCGATCTACGACATCACAACCAACCCGATCGACCCGCCGCGCTTCGACGCGCTCGCGCACCTGCGCACCGGCGATGGCACCAACACCGCGGTCTATGCCGGCCTCTATTCGGCCGAGCAGCAGCGCCAATTCTACCCGGACATCGAGCCGATCGAGCTGGAGATCCCGGTCGATCGGGCCTATGCGATCGCGCGCCAGCTCGTCATCAAGCGCAAATGGCTCGTCATCGACGAGCGCGAGCCGCAACCGCCGCGCCGTATCGGCCGCATCGAGGCGGTGGCGCGGACGCCGATCATGGGGTTCCGCGAGGACATCTCGATCCGGGTGGTGCCCGACGGGGACGATTCCCGCGTCGATATCCGCTCGGCGTCGCGCTATTTCGACAGTGATCTCGGCAGCAACGCCGCGCGCATCAAAAAATTCATCGACGATCTCAACACCGCCGCCGACGCCGACGCGCTGAAACCGGTGAAGAAGACGCCGGTCGCGCCGCCGAAGGCACCGGCGAAGACGGTGAAGAAGTAG
- a CDS encoding MBL fold metallo-hydrolase, protein MSENDDIPFNRNFPLKAGVVEEVRPGVRRVLCNNPSPFTFTGTVSYIVGQGNVAIIDPGPDDEAHAAALLAAVRGETVSHIFVTHTHRDHSPNTARIKQATGAPVYAEGPHRASRPRFESEKHNPESGADRDFAPDIRIAHGDVVEGAGWRLEAVATPGHTANHLAFAWPERKFNFVGDHVMGWSTSIVAPPDGSMIDYMESLDRLAAREEDLYFSGHGPEIPDGQRFVRFLIRHRKAREASILHRLAKGEADIPTMVRAIYIGIDPRLTTAAGYSVLAHLEDLVARGVVTTDGDPVIGGTYRMAGA, encoded by the coding sequence ATGTCCGAGAACGACGACATCCCGTTCAACCGCAACTTTCCGCTCAAGGCCGGTGTCGTCGAGGAAGTCCGTCCCGGCGTGCGGCGCGTGCTCTGTAACAATCCGAGCCCGTTCACCTTCACCGGCACGGTCAGCTACATCGTGGGCCAAGGCAACGTCGCGATCATCGATCCCGGCCCGGACGACGAGGCGCATGCGGCGGCGCTGCTCGCTGCCGTGCGCGGCGAGACGGTGAGCCATATCTTCGTCACCCACACCCATCGCGACCATTCGCCGAACACCGCGCGGATCAAGCAGGCGACCGGCGCGCCTGTCTATGCCGAAGGCCCGCACCGTGCCTCGCGACCGCGCTTCGAGAGCGAGAAGCACAATCCGGAGTCCGGCGCCGACCGCGATTTCGCGCCCGATATCAGGATCGCCCATGGCGACGTCGTCGAGGGTGCCGGCTGGCGTCTGGAGGCCGTGGCGACGCCCGGCCACACCGCCAATCATCTCGCCTTCGCCTGGCCCGAACGGAAATTCAACTTCGTCGGCGATCACGTGATGGGCTGGTCGACCTCGATCGTGGCGCCGCCCGACGGCTCGATGATCGACTACATGGAGTCGCTCGACCGCCTCGCCGCGCGCGAGGAAGATCTGTATTTCTCCGGCCACGGCCCGGAGATCCCGGACGGCCAGCGCTTCGTGCGCTTCCTGATCCGCCACCGCAAGGCGCGCGAAGCCTCGATCCTGCATCGCCTCGCCAAGGGCGAGGCCGATATCCCGACCATGGTGCGCGCGATCTATATCGGCATCGATCCCAGGCTGACGACGGCCGCAGGCTATTCGGTCCTGGCGCATCTGGAAGATCTGGTCGCGCGCGGCGTGGTGACGACGGACGGCGATCCCGTGATCGGTGGAACGTATCGAATGGCGGGGGCCTAG
- a CDS encoding acyl-CoA dehydrogenase has product MSVRPQAKDKPAAASFQWDDPFLLDEQLTEDERMVRDTARAYAQDKLLPRVTKAYLEEKTDREIFNEMGELGLIGITLPEEYGCANASYVAYGLVAREIERVDSGYRSMNSVQSSLVMYPIYAYGDENQRKKYLPKLASGEWVGCFGLTEPDAGSDPAGMKTRAEKVSDGYRLTGSKMWISNAPIADVFVVWAKSAEHDNQIRGFVLEKGMKGLSAPKIGGKLSLRASITGEVVMDGVVVPEDALLPNVSGLKGPFGCLNRARYGISWGALGAAEDCMHRARQYTLDRKQFGKPLAATQLVQKKLADMETEIALGLQGSLRVGRLMDEGKFAPEMISIMKRNNCGKALDIARVARDMHGGNGISAEYHVMRHVHNLETVNTYEGTHDVHALILGRAITGIQAFF; this is encoded by the coding sequence ATGAGCGTGCGCCCTCAGGCCAAGGACAAGCCGGCTGCGGCTTCTTTCCAATGGGACGATCCGTTCCTGCTCGACGAGCAACTCACCGAAGACGAGCGCATGGTGCGCGACACCGCGCGCGCCTATGCCCAGGACAAGCTGCTGCCGCGCGTCACCAAGGCCTATCTCGAGGAGAAGACCGACCGCGAGATCTTCAACGAGATGGGCGAGCTCGGCCTGATCGGCATTACGCTGCCTGAGGAATATGGCTGTGCCAATGCGAGCTACGTCGCCTACGGCCTCGTCGCGCGCGAGATCGAGCGGGTGGATTCCGGCTATCGCTCGATGAACTCGGTGCAGTCCTCGCTGGTGATGTATCCGATCTACGCCTATGGCGACGAGAACCAGCGCAAGAAGTACCTGCCGAAGCTCGCCAGCGGCGAGTGGGTCGGCTGCTTCGGTCTCACCGAGCCCGACGCCGGCTCCGATCCGGCCGGCATGAAGACCCGCGCCGAGAAGGTCTCGGACGGCTATCGCCTGACCGGCAGCAAGATGTGGATCTCGAACGCGCCGATCGCCGACGTGTTCGTGGTCTGGGCCAAGTCGGCCGAGCACGACAACCAGATCCGCGGCTTCGTGCTGGAAAAGGGCATGAAGGGGCTCTCCGCGCCGAAGATCGGCGGCAAGCTGTCGCTGCGCGCCTCGATCACCGGTGAAGTCGTGATGGACGGCGTCGTGGTTCCCGAGGACGCGCTGCTGCCCAACGTGTCCGGCCTCAAGGGCCCGTTCGGCTGCCTCAACCGCGCCCGCTACGGCATCTCCTGGGGCGCGCTGGGCGCCGCCGAGGACTGCATGCACCGCGCCCGCCAGTACACGCTCGATCGCAAGCAGTTCGGCAAGCCGCTCGCCGCGACCCAGCTCGTGCAGAAGAAGCTGGCGGATATGGAGACCGAGATCGCGCTGGGCCTCCAGGGTTCGCTTCGCGTCGGCCGTCTGATGGACGAAGGCAAGTTTGCCCCCGAGATGATCTCGATCATGAAGCGCAACAATTGCGGCAAGGCGCTCGATATCGCCCGCGTCGCGCGCGACATGCACGGCGGCAACGGCATCTCGGCCGAGTACCACGTGATGCGCCACGTCCATAACCTCGAGACCGTCAACACCTACGAGGGGACTCACGACGTCCACGCCCTGATCCTGGGACGTGCGATCACGGGCATCCAGGCGTTTTTCTGA
- the ribB gene encoding 3,4-dihydroxy-2-butanone-4-phosphate synthase encodes MPDNVQEVLQAFARGELVVVTDDEDREGEGDLIVAASLCTAEKMAFIIRHTSGIVCAPVTTEDARRLRLDPMVAHNDSAHTTAFTVSIDYKPDGGTGISAEERASCCRALSNPNVGANDFARPGHIFPLIAKDGGVLLRSGHTEAAVDLCKLSGLPPVGVISELMNDDGSVMKGEQVARFAAQHKLKHVTIADMIAYRQVREKLIERVSTFVTDSPIGPLQGYAYRSPFDSIAHVAFVYNGVGDGKNVLTRFHKPNIVKDIFTGHKRMAAVLEHFKKSGRGVLVYLRDGAAGVPVAPLPDESATEADRNRQWREVGVGAQILRDLGVTSIRHLTSSVHDYKGLSGFGIEIVANEQLES; translated from the coding sequence ATGCCCGATAACGTTCAGGAAGTCTTGCAGGCCTTTGCCCGGGGTGAGCTCGTGGTCGTCACCGACGACGAGGACCGCGAGGGCGAGGGCGATCTGATCGTCGCCGCCTCGCTCTGCACCGCCGAGAAGATGGCGTTCATCATCCGCCATACCTCCGGCATCGTCTGCGCGCCCGTGACCACCGAGGACGCGCGCCGCCTCCGGCTCGATCCGATGGTGGCCCACAATGATTCCGCGCACACCACCGCGTTCACGGTTTCGATCGACTACAAGCCCGACGGCGGTACCGGCATCTCGGCCGAGGAGCGCGCCTCGTGCTGCCGCGCGCTGTCCAATCCCAATGTCGGCGCCAACGATTTCGCCCGTCCGGGCCACATCTTCCCGCTGATCGCCAAGGACGGCGGCGTGCTCTTGCGCTCCGGCCATACCGAGGCCGCGGTCGATCTGTGCAAGCTCTCCGGCCTGCCGCCGGTCGGCGTCATCAGCGAACTGATGAACGACGACGGCAGCGTGATGAAGGGCGAGCAGGTCGCCCGCTTCGCGGCTCAGCATAAGCTCAAGCACGTCACCATCGCCGACATGATCGCCTATCGCCAGGTGCGCGAGAAGCTGATCGAGCGGGTCTCGACCTTCGTCACCGACAGCCCGATCGGCCCGCTCCAGGGCTATGCCTACCGCTCGCCGTTCGATTCCATCGCCCACGTCGCGTTCGTCTATAACGGCGTCGGCGACGGCAAGAACGTGCTGACGCGCTTCCACAAGCCCAACATCGTCAAGGACATCTTCACCGGCCACAAGCGCATGGCGGCAGTGCTCGAGCACTTCAAGAAGTCCGGCCGTGGCGTCTTGGTCTACCTGCGCGACGGCGCCGCCGGTGTCCCCGTTGCCCCGCTGCCCGATGAGAGCGCGACCGAGGCGGACCGCAACCGCCAGTGGCGCGAGGTCGGTGTCGGCGCACAGATCCTGCGCGATCTCGGCGTCACCTCGATCCGCCATCTCACCTCATCGGTGCACGACTACAAGGGCCTGTCCGGCTTCGGCATCGAGATCGTCGCCAACGAGCAGCTTGAAAGCTAG
- a CDS encoding cation:proton antiporter translates to MHELIRDITLCILFAWMLGLLAHFSRQPLILAYLIAGFCIGPFGAGWVKSQESISVISELGLIFMLFMIGLEIDLKKIVRAGKVILFAAGGQLIGGCVLGVLFFVGIGLSLGGGHFDAVYLCVACALSSTVIIVKVLYEKRELDTLPGRITLGVLVLQDIFAILFLAVQPSLANLEVSVILLSIGRVAVLVAAALLVSRYVLPRLFHQIARRPELILLGALAWCFLVAETAERLSLSREMGALIAGVSLSTFPYALDVTAKVTTLRDFFITLFFVALGMTIPVPGLSVIGLALMIAAFTVVSRLVTTFAPLYLMKQGLRASLLPALNLAQISEFSLVVIQTGVADHHIAAETANAASFAFVVLAVLSTFVMTRSDEITRWAIGPLKRIGLRDLDHGNGHAEEGHEGGHGEARRIVILGFFRAASALLAEIERQAPVLLEQITVIDFNPNVYKTLLSRGLHVIYGDISSADTLLHAGVGKSEMIILSVPDALLKGASNEKLVRHVRTLNPTAMIVATADLLSDVGELYAAGASYVTVTRLSDAHELFTVIEAAQAGLLADKRTELDVRLGERREVLP, encoded by the coding sequence ATGCACGAACTCATTCGCGACATCACTCTCTGTATTCTGTTTGCCTGGATGCTGGGCCTGCTCGCCCATTTTTCGCGGCAGCCGCTGATCCTGGCCTACCTTATCGCCGGCTTCTGCATAGGTCCATTCGGTGCCGGCTGGGTCAAATCACAGGAATCGATCAGCGTCATTTCCGAGCTCGGCCTGATCTTCATGCTGTTCATGATCGGGCTCGAGATCGACCTGAAAAAGATCGTGCGGGCGGGAAAGGTGATCCTGTTCGCGGCGGGCGGCCAGCTCATCGGCGGTTGCGTGCTCGGGGTGCTGTTCTTCGTCGGCATCGGCTTGTCGCTCGGCGGTGGGCATTTCGATGCGGTCTATCTCTGCGTCGCCTGCGCGCTGTCGAGTACCGTGATCATCGTCAAGGTGCTCTACGAGAAGCGCGAGCTCGACACGCTGCCCGGCCGCATCACGCTCGGTGTGCTGGTGCTCCAGGACATCTTCGCCATCCTGTTCCTGGCGGTGCAGCCGAGCCTCGCCAATCTCGAGGTCAGCGTCATCCTGCTGTCGATCGGCCGCGTCGCGGTGCTGGTCGCCGCCGCGCTGCTGGTCAGCCGCTACGTGCTGCCGCGCCTATTCCATCAGATTGCCCGCCGCCCCGAGCTGATTCTGCTTGGCGCGCTCGCCTGGTGCTTCCTCGTCGCCGAGACCGCGGAGCGGCTCTCGCTCTCGCGCGAGATGGGTGCGTTGATCGCCGGCGTTTCGCTGTCGACCTTTCCTTACGCCCTCGACGTCACCGCCAAGGTCACCACGCTCCGCGACTTCTTCATCACGTTGTTCTTTGTCGCGCTCGGCATGACCATTCCCGTGCCGGGCCTCTCCGTGATCGGGCTTGCCTTGATGATCGCGGCGTTCACGGTGGTGAGCCGCCTCGTCACCACCTTCGCCCCGCTCTACCTGATGAAGCAGGGCCTGCGCGCCAGCCTGCTGCCGGCCCTTAACCTCGCGCAGATCTCCGAGTTCTCGCTGGTGGTGATCCAGACCGGCGTCGCCGACCATCACATCGCGGCCGAAACGGCGAACGCAGCCTCCTTCGCCTTCGTGGTGCTGGCGGTGCTCTCGACCTTCGTGATGACCCGCAGCGACGAGATCACCCGCTGGGCGATCGGCCCCCTGAAACGGATCGGCCTGCGCGACCTCGACCATGGCAACGGCCATGCCGAGGAGGGGCACGAGGGCGGCCATGGCGAGGCCCGCCGCATCGTCATTCTCGGCTTTTTCCGTGCGGCGAGCGCGCTGCTGGCCGAGATCGAACGGCAGGCGCCGGTGCTGCTCGAGCAGATCACCGTGATCGACTTCAACCCCAATGTGTACAAGACGCTGCTGTCGCGCGGCCTGCACGTGATCTATGGCGACATCAGCAGCGCCGACACGCTGCTCCATGCCGGCGTCGGCAAGTCCGAGATGATCATCCTCAGCGTGCCGGACGCCCTTCTCAAGGGCGCCAGCAACGAGAAGCTGGTCCGCCATGTCCGCACCCTCAACCCGACCGCCATGATCGTCGCCACGGCCGATCTTTTGTCGGATGTGGGCGAGCTCTACGCGGCCGGCGCCAGCTACGTCACGGTGACCCGGCTCAGCGACGCTCATGAGCTGTTTACCGTGATCGAAGCGGCCCAGGCCGGGCTGTTGGCCGACAAGCGGACCGAGCTCGATGTCCGGCTCGGCGAGCGGCGCGAAGTGCTGCCCTGA
- a CDS encoding DUF3124 domain-containing protein: MRAGLFAAMLLCPLASAAPAAAQSKVNIEQNFADSLTTLPKEELAVSGGFYVPAYSSVAMSQGKLRVDFSVTLSVHNASETQPLVVKRIAYFDTAGKQVETYLKGQVALKPLATVSIFIPTDDVRGGTGANFLVDWAATGEIAEPVVEALMVGGVANAHYAFISQGRPTRTAGKK; the protein is encoded by the coding sequence ATGCGAGCAGGGCTTTTCGCAGCAATGCTGCTATGTCCCCTCGCCTCTGCCGCGCCCGCAGCCGCGCAATCCAAGGTCAATATCGAACAAAACTTTGCCGATTCGCTCACCACATTGCCGAAGGAGGAACTCGCAGTCTCCGGCGGGTTCTATGTGCCCGCCTATTCCAGCGTCGCGATGAGCCAGGGCAAACTACGTGTCGACTTCTCGGTGACGCTGAGCGTTCACAACGCCTCCGAGACCCAGCCGCTGGTGGTCAAACGCATCGCCTATTTCGACACCGCAGGCAAGCAGGTCGAGACCTACCTGAAGGGCCAGGTAGCGCTGAAGCCTCTGGCCACCGTCTCGATCTTCATTCCGACCGACGACGTGCGCGGGGGGACCGGGGCCAACTTTCTCGTCGACTGGGCCGCAACAGGCGAGATCGCCGAGCCAGTGGTCGAGGCCTTGATGGTTGGCGGCGTCGCCAATGCGCATTACGCTTTCATCAGCCAGGGCCGTCCGACGAGGACGGCCGGCAAGAAGTAA